A segment of the Frankineae bacterium MT45 genome:
TCGATGCGCCAGCTGGCGCGCCTGACCGGTGTCTCGAACCCGTACCTCTCCCAGATCGAGCGGGGCCTGCGCAAACCGAGCGCGGAGATCCTGCAGCAGATCGCCAAGGGCCTGCGGATTTCGGCCGAGCAGCTCTACGTTCGGGCCGGGATTCTCGAGGCCCGCTTCGGCGACCCGGAGATCATCGCCGCACTGCTCGCCGATGAGGGTCTGACCGAACGTCAGAAGCAGGTGCTCGTCGAGATCTACGAATCATTCCGACGCGAGAACGCCGCCCATCTTTCGGAGGCGGCTGCGTCCGAGGCGCCTGCTGCCTCCGACGAGTCTTCGTTCGAAGAGCCCGATCAGTCCGACAGCGCGACCGAACAGGTCAGCGCATAACCACGCACGTCCAGACCAGCCACACCGAAATTGAGGAGATCACATGTCCATCGCCACCGATCTGAAGGCCTACGCCGACGCCGCCGCACAGACGGCCAAGACCTACGCCGACGCCGCGACGCAGACCGCCAAGACCTACGCGGACTCGGCCACGGCCACCGCGAAGACCTACGCCGGTTCGGCCACCCAGACCGCGCAGAGCACGCAGGCCCGGATCGCCGGCGCCGCCGGCAAGGCGCAGGGTGAGGCCCTCGGTTACGTGGGGAAGGCCAACGGAGCCCTCGCCGACGCCCGCACCAAGGGCGAGTCGCTCATCGCCGCCACCCCGCTGCCCGGCGTCGTCTCGACCGCCTCCACCACCGTCGAGCCCTACGTCGGTCAGGCGAAGGAGCAGGCTAAGGCGCTCGCCGCGACGGCCACCGGCACGGTTGAGCCGTACGTCGGCCAGGCGAAGGAGCAGGCCAAGGCCCTGGCCAGCACCGCCTCCACCACCGCTGAGCCCTACGTCGGGCAGGCCAAGGCGCTCGCCGCCACCGCCTCGGCCACGGTAGAGCCCTACGTCGATCAGGTGAAGGCCTTCGGCAGCGCCTTCACCGGCAAGATCAGCGCCCAGGCCGAGAAGCTCCTCGCCGAGGCCCAGCAGGACCCGCGCGTCGCGAAGCTGCTGGTCACCGGCCAGGCGCTGGCGGCGAATGTCATCGGAACGGTGACGGAGAAGGTCATCACGCCCGTCCTCTCCTTCACCGGTCGCAGTGACGACCTCGTGCCGCCGGTCTCCCCGGTGAAGGCCGTCCCGACGAAGGTGGCGCCGGCCAAGACCGCGACCCCGACGACGGAGGCCAAGGCCAGCACGACGAAGGCCACCCCGGCGAAGAAGAGCGCGCCGGCCAAGACGGCGGCGAAGGCGACGCCGAAGGCCACGGCCAAGGTCGCCCCGGCCAAGAAGGCTCCGGCCAAGAAGGCCGCCGTGAAGGCGGTTCCGTCCACTCCGGAGAGCTGAGCCTGAACCGCTCCACTGCTTCTCTGACTGCCCCGCACGGTGCCTACGCCGTGCGGGGCAGCTCTTTGTCGCTACGCTGGAGCGATGCTGATCGTGTACAACATCCAGCTCTGGCTTGACCGTGTCCTGTGGATCGGTCTTCTCGCGCTGCAGGCGTGGGCCATTGCTGACTGTGCCAGCCGCAAGGCCGCGGCCTTCCCGGCGGTTGATCGGCTCACCAAGCCCAGCTGGCTGGCGATCCTCATCGTGGCGGCGGCGCTCACGGTGCTCGTCGGCTCGGCGGTCAACATCATCGCGATGATCGCGGCGGTGGCCGCGTCGGTATATCTGGCCGATGTCCGTCCGGCGATCAAGGAGATAACCGGCGGGAAGCGCTGGTAGCGGCCCAGCCAACTGTGCTGAGCGGCCGCTCCTGCTGTGTCGCTCTCCGCTAGCTGACACTCCCGAGCACGAGCGGGTAGATCGAGCCGGCTCCGGCCTGGCGCAGCAGCCGGGTGACGACGGTGATCGTCCACCCGGTGTCGGTGAAGTCATCTACGAGTAGCAGCGGAGCTCCGGCCAGTGCCCCGCCGAGTTGCTCCCGTGTCTCTTCGCTCAGCTGGTAGGCACCGTAGACCGCGCGAAGACGCTGGGCGCTGTTCGAGCGTCCGGCCGAGGATTCGCCGACGTGGGCAACCGCCCCCAGCGGGGTCAGCCGTCCGATCGTGGCCAGCTTGCCGGCCAGGTCGGCGATGAGGTCGTGACGGCGGTGCGAGTCGATGTAGACGACGCCCTGCGGCCGCTCGGACCACTCCCAGGCCGAGAGGACGCGCACGCAGGAACTCACCAGGTCAGCCGGAACCTCCGTCGCGACGCCTGATGAGTCGGCTGATTGGTCGCGCAGCAGCGTCCGGACGCGCTGCCCCAGCCCGAGATCGGTGAAGCGCGCGACGGCGCGCCCGGTCTCGCTGACTTCTGTGCTCGGGATCTTGCCCTTCAAATCGACTCCGAGCGTCGGCATCGCTGAGGGCCACATGCGCCGTGGTTCGAGCGGCACCCCGGGTCGCAGCAGCGTCTCGTTGGCCCGCTCTGCGCCCTCCTCGCTCACCTCGGTCGAGAGGGCGAGCCCGCCGCAGTTGTCGCAGCGTCCGCAGCGGGTTGCGGCCTCGTCATCGAGTTGGTGGCGCAGGAACTGCAGGCGGCAGTCGGCCGTCGCGATGTAGTCGAGCATGGCCTGCTGCTCGTTGCGGCGCACCGCGCTCACCTTGGCGTAGCGCTCCTCGTCGTAGCTCCAAGCCTGACCGGTGGCGCTCCAGCCGCCCTTGATCCGCCGCACGGCGCCGTCGACATCGAGGACCTTCAGCATCGTCTCCAGCCGCGAGCGGGCCAGGTCGACCCGGGTCTCCAGCGCGGCGGTACTCATCGCGCCGCCGTGGTCGGCCAGCGTGTCGAGGACCGTGCGCACCTGCTCCTCGCGCGGAAAGCCGACCGACGCGAAGTACTCCCAGATGGCGCGGTCCTCGCTCCCCGGGAGCAGGATCACCTGGG
Coding sequences within it:
- a CDS encoding Helix-turn-helix; this translates as MNVDGLREQAKRGVAIGDFIREQRELAQVSMRQLARLTGVSNPYLSQIERGLRKPSAEILQQIAKGLRISAEQLYVRAGILEARFGDPEIIAALLADEGLTERQKQVLVEIYESFRRENAAHLSEAAASEAPAASDESSFEEPDQSDSATEQVSA
- a CDS encoding ATP-dependent DNA helicase, RecQ-like, with product MTISTTEATLRQRAEEVLRALAGESAVLRDDQWTAIEALVLHHRRALVVQRTGWGKSAVYFVATALLRSEGAGPTVIVSPLLALMRNQIAAAERAGIRAATINSTNLEEWEATYEAVRRGEVDVLLLSPERLNNPDFRDNVMPQLAASCGLLVVDEAHCISDWGHDFRPDFRRLRTLLPELPPAIPVLATTATANSRVVADIADVLGLGEETPDVLVLRGSLDRESLHLGVLQLPSTPHRLAWLAEHLDELPGSGIIYTLTVAGTEEVADYLRERGFAVAAYSGKTEPGERLEAEENLIGNRVKALVATSALGMGFDKPDLGFVIHFGAPNSPIAYYQQVGRAGRGVDNAQVILLPGSEDRAIWEYFASVGFPREEQVRTVLDTLADHGGAMSTAALETRVDLARSRLETMLKVLDVDGAVRRIKGGWSATGQAWSYDEERYAKVSAVRRNEQQAMLDYIATADCRLQFLRHQLDDEAATRCGRCDNCGGLALSTEVSEEGAERANETLLRPGVPLEPRRMWPSAMPTLGVDLKGKIPSTEVSETGRAVARFTDLGLGQRVRTLLRDQSADSSGVATEVPADLVSSCVRVLSAWEWSERPQGVVYIDSHRRHDLIADLAGKLATIGRLTPLGAVAHVGESSAGRSNSAQRLRAVYGAYQLSEETREQLGGALAGAPLLLVDDFTDTGWTITVVTRLLRQAGAGSIYPLVLGSVS